Genomic segment of bacterium:
CCGCTCGAGCTGCACCCGGTTGGGCCGCAGGTGCATCATCAGGGACCCCACCGGCTCGCCGCCGTGGCCCAACTCCGCGTTCGGCCCGTAGACGCGCGCGACGACCTCCGGGGCCTGCATCAATGCCAGCGGCGCGATGGAGGGGATCACGAGCCCGCGCTGGCGGCGGAAGCGTCTCGCGACGAGCTCCACGATTCCGGCGTTGCCGGCGTGGCCGTTCATGATCGCGATCCGGGGGAACCCGTGGCGAAGGAGACAGTCCACGGTGTCCTCGAGCACGGCATCCAGCGTCGACTCCCTGAGCGTGATCGTGCCGGGGAAGTTGCGGAAGTACTCGGAATAACCGTAGGGAATCGTCGGCGCCACAACGTCACCGGTCAGCTCCGCCGCCCGCGCGGCGATCTCGTCGACGATGGCGTAGTCACCCATCGGGCTGTGCGGGCCGTGCTCCTCGATCGAGCCGAGGGGGAT
This window contains:
- a CDS encoding creatininase family protein encodes the protein MRLGDMTWTEAREAIASRVTAVIPLGSIEEHGPHSPMGDYAIVDEIAARAAELTGDVVAPTIPYGYSEYFRNFPGTITLRESTLDAVLEDTVDCLLRHGFPRIAIMNGHAGNAGIVELVARRFRRQRGLVIPSIAPLALMQAPEVVARVYGPNAELGHGGEPVGSLMMHLRPNRVQLERAGAWGRRKVFGCPTDGLGAIRVEGMRVAVPLDMEDVAPPETGSLSDPGLGTP